The genomic DNA TGTTTGTGCAGGGATTCCTCCCACCAGACGAAGTTCACATTTTTGGCTATGCTAGGACTAAAATAACGGATGATGAGCTGAGAAATCGCCTTCATGGGTGAGAGAACTTGTGTTCCTCTCTGTTAATTGCTTTGATATATTCTACATTCCTTTCTACGAATGCAGGAGGTCTGGTGTTTGCAATGGCGTAAAAGACCTTATTTAATTTGTCAGTAGTCCTATATGTGCTCAATTTCTTCACGACCTATTGTCCCAGTTTCTGTCGGACAAGCAACTAGATGGAAGTGATTACTGATTAGCATATGACCGATATCTGTAGGTACCTAATCAACGAGAAGAGTGCTTCACCTCAGCAATCAGAAGATCTGTCAAAGTTCTTGCAACTGGTTTGTTCTGCCTTAGTTTCTACGTCTTTAGTCCCCCTCTTTTGCTACTCAACTTGCTCTATGTCTCATAACATGCTATTGGTTTGGAATCATACTTACAAAAGAAGTATATGCCTTACAGATCAAGTATGTGAGTGGTTCTTATGATACTGAAGAGGGTTTCCAGCGGTTGGATAAAGAGATCTCACAGCATGAGATCTCAAAGAACACCAGTGAGGGCACATCCCGCAGATTGTTCTACCTTGCACTCCCTCCATCCGTATATCCCTCTGTCTGCAGGATGATCAGAAAATGCTGCATGAATAGATGTAACTTTCAAGCCGAGTACTTTCACTTTTTATTTGAttcttgaattttcttttccctctaGTTTGAGGACGTTTTGATCTTTGCTGACTTCACATTATTTGTATTTGGTGTTCTCAGCTGATCTTGGAGGATGGACACGAATTGTTGTTGAGAAACCTTTTGGGAAAGATTTGCAATCTGCTGAGAATCTCAGTGCTCAGATAGGAGAGTTGTTTGATGAGCCCCAAATCTATCGTATTGATCATTATCTGGGAAAGGAGTTGGTGCAAAATATGGTAAATATGAGGGTTACTGAATTATCAGTTGTTTTTCCTGCTATACTTTATGTGTCTAAACTGACTTTTATCCTCGTCCAAATTGCAGTTGGTGCTTCGTTTTGCAAACCGTTTCTTCTTGCCCCTGTGGAATCGTGACAACATTGATAATGTCCAGGTTAGAGCTTCTTTCGGAATAGGGCTTTGATGCTAATACTTATATCTAACAGCTTACAAACTAGGATTTCCAAATAACTTATATTCTGTTCTATTTTTTCTCCAACAGATAGTTTTTAGGGAGGACTTCGGAACTGAGGGTCGTGGTGGATATTTCGATGAATACGGGTAATGCTAGATTTAAGATGAATGGCAACATTCTTCTGTCAATTCCTGTTGTTTGATGTTGTAGGATTCTTCCTTACAGCGTCCCGTAAAACCTATTAATTCTTGCTATTTCTTTTTGTAGGATTATTCGGGACATTATCCAAAATCATCTGTTGCAGGTAATTTTTACTCTTGATGGTGTCCGTTTTGTTCCTGCACTTTATCAACTACGTGTCTCTGTCCTCGAGCTGTAAGCTGCCAATAGTTATATGCCTCACGTCTTGCATCTGATTTGAATGAGTGCAGGTCCTCTGCCTAGTTGCTATGGAAAAGCCCGTTTCCCTCAAACCCGAGCACATAAGAGATGAGAAAGTGAAGGTATTATTTTAATGCCATTGCATGGAAGTAGAATTATTCTGtcgataaaaaaatttaaggaaCATAGAAATTTGTAGAACCAAAGGTTTTAAGTTTGCATTAAGGTGTTTTTCTGTTTTGCTGAAATAGGTTCTCCAATCGGTACTTCCAATTAAAGATGAGGAGGTTGTTCTCGGACAGTACGAAGGCTACAGGGATGACCCCACTGTTCCCGACCAATCGAACACCCCGACTTTCGCAACTATGGTTCTCCG from Punica granatum isolate Tunisia-2019 chromosome 2, ASM765513v2, whole genome shotgun sequence includes the following:
- the LOC116196918 gene encoding glucose-6-phosphate 1-dehydrogenase 6, cytoplasmic gives rise to the protein MGSGEWSIQKRSDSFRNEELDSFPETGCLSVIVLGASGDLAKKKTFPALFNLYRQGFLPPDEVHIFGYARTKITDDELRNRLHGYLINEKSASPQQSEDLSKFLQLIKYVSGSYDTEEGFQRLDKEISQHEISKNTSEGTSRRLFYLALPPSVYPSVCRMIRKCCMNRSDLGGWTRIVVEKPFGKDLQSAENLSAQIGELFDEPQIYRIDHYLGKELVQNMLVLRFANRFFLPLWNRDNIDNVQIVFREDFGTEGRGGYFDEYGIIRDIIQNHLLQVLCLVAMEKPVSLKPEHIRDEKVKVLQSVLPIKDEEVVLGQYEGYRDDPTVPDQSNTPTFATMVLRIHNERWEGVPFIMKAGKALNSRKAEIRVQFKDVPGDIFKCKRQGRNEFVIRLQPSEAIYMKLTVKQPGLEMSTIQSELDLSYRQRYQGVTIPEAYERLILDTIRGDQQHFVRRDELKAAWEIFTPLLHRIDNGEMKPIPYKPGSRGPAEADELLSNAGYVQTHGYIWIPPTL